The region ACCGCCGCAAGCCGCGGGTTCGTACTTCTTGTGAGGCTGGTTCTCCATCTCTCGAAAGGAGCTGCTCCTTTTTGGGGGGGCGGGCAGGCTCTGTGGAGGCTGTGGGGATGGAgacgaagaggaggaagaggaggaggttgATGATGACTTCTTCTTCATGAAGGAGCTGAAGAAGCCGGCCCGGCGATCCCGGCTGAAGGTGACCTCCTGGGGGTCTTCCACAAAGCCGGCAGGATACTTGTCTCGCTGCTTCCGTGGCACGGCgggtgacccccccccgccGTCCCCCAGTGCTCGGCTGCTCGTCACCCCTGGGGGAAGCCACACAAATTCAAATTACAAACCGGACAATTTGTACACAAAGAAAGCCAGAGGCCTTGCCTTTTTTGACATCACAATTTAACGTCAAATTACGTGGTGACTGATTATGCCTTTGGCGATTAAggtaaaataatatttaatgaaCATCTTGTTTTCATAATGGTATGCAATTCTTCATGGTCGTTGGTAGTCTCAATACTCATTATCTTAATCTTAATTATACCCTTCTGGGTTAACTCGTGGGTTGAATGACAGTGGTGACATGTGTTTCTTGTTTAGTATGAAGATAATTATCGATAAAATATGACCTTTGAAGTTACGCCTTTTATGTACTACAGTAAAAGCTCTCGCATCCGTTGGGACCGAGGCAATACAAGGTGAATTTTCCAGATAGTTGCATGTtattcttaaaaataaaaataaaaaaacactgaattgtTACACATCTCTTACACACACATTAATCTTTTTatagagctctggaaaaaagAGACAACtccatattttttaagaatctgcattgttaaatcctggtttaatcctagtTCCACTGCCAGATGGCTACActgcgaggcaggctgcttccaggatcaaagtttctaagactgcaatacacaaaaataatgtgaagcaggagacactgagaacgaccaaaaaccagccaggtagagggcagaagcggcTTTCTAATAGTCAAGATGAACGTCAActgaatcagaggatgacatcaagtgaccttcaaactgAAAGGACGTTGATGTAAGTGCAGATgtaaagtgcactgctaggaaagtttgtatcaggctcctagaagcaggacggAAGGAAGAAGccattcattaatgagaaacaggctgcagtttgcaaaaaaaatttatattttagacagggcatgcccataaattgagaaatgagtgaaactaaaaatgttGCTATGGTCtaaattttttttccagagctctatACAGACACAGgtctgtaatcatatctttgtggggactcgccattcatttctatggggaaaactaatcccaacatgacacccttaatccctacccagccctaaccttaaccataagtaaacaaacaaaatatgggacttttggcattttaagttttttgattgcattcacagatctttgtgggcacctgaaaaatggtccccacaatgtcaaaacagACTTTTTTTCACATCGTGGGGGCCAATATAAACAATCtccacactctctcacacacactttatTGTAGTGTTATTTTAACATGCTGCTGTGGCACTGCCACACACAAGAGATCATGTGCCGATCTGTAGGTCCTGTGCAATACTTTTATCCGTTATTTTTGTGTTAGTTTTGTGTAGGATTTTAATTCAATTGTATTTTTACTTATCATTATGAACCTTACATTTTTATACTGCTATTTTAGAACTGTGCCAGTAATTAAATGCTGGCTGAGAGCTTTTTACCATACACACCCCCTTCAGTCCAGTTTTAAAAGCAGACGTCCAGGAATCTGATTTATTTACAGGATGAacataaatgtacataaatgcaataaatatacatatacaaatactcaaaatagaaataaataaaataattgagACCAATGATGGATGGCACTGTTAGTAAAAGGGACTTGGTCATGCTACATGCCTCAGACATGATACAGACACATGCATGGTGAGCAGTCATAGCACGGGATGAGCAGGACAGAtctgacagacacacaaacatgcgCCTCATAGACCAGTTATAATAACGTCTAAAGAAAACAACTataaagtggaaattagcattgTAATGTAAGGGGGACTATACCAATAATCAATGTTCATACCGCAGACTGGTGAATGGCAAGTGACGCACTGTGGATTAGCGAATTATACAGCTTGGGGACGATGAGTTCAGTGCTTGTGAAACATCTGAGGTTGGATAAGGTAACGAGGACGCATGCCAGTGAAGGTTGAAAGATGAACATATATCATGTGCATATGATCATGCACATATACGTTCGTCAttagcacacgcacacacagtccATCCCTTCATCTTCTACCACTTATCCTGGAGGAGGTGGCCAGGTGTCACTGGCTCGGGCCCTTTGCTGTCTGGGATACATTTATCATGGGCTACTCAAATAAACCATACCGATGCAGTATCAGTATGGCTGTTAATAAGGGGGTGTTTATTTACGAAAACACAAGAGTGGCGTGCCAGGGGCCACCCTGCCAGACAGATGATCGTCTCAGTGAGGCACGCTGCCATCATTCTTCTCAGTTTGCGAGCTGGGGGATGCTGGGATACCTGAggggccggggggggcgggTTTGCTGTCCAGCCCGCCCTCCAGATTCTCCTTGTTCTCCGTTCGCTTCTTCAGCGTGCGTGAGTTGGAGGCGGGATCAGTGTCAAACCGGTGTGCTATTCCCGGGGGGCAGGAAGAAGCAGTCTTACCCAGCTCCTCCGCCACCTCTGCACGATATCgggaaggttaaaaaaaaagggggCAGTTCTTAGACATCTCATAACCATCATAACGTAATCCCACACTGATACACAGACTGGAATGACTCCTCTCTTATGAGGTTTTCCTGGATGCGAAGGCAGAGTACCAAGAAAATGTTAACAATTATAAGATGCAGACCTCACTCTGCCAGAAAACATCGTGTTATGATGCAGAGCCCAGCTAGCAGCACCTGCCCATTGGATGTATTGTTAGGCGATAGTATTGATACATTTTTTAATATTCTACCACATTAAAAGCCTCTGAAAATGCTGAGCAGGTCTCAAGGAGAATTTATAGAATCTAACGCAGCCAAGACGACAACCAGTTAACTATCAGCATTATAACCTTTGCACATTGCTATCTCCAGCTTGATGTGGGTGAAAACCTCAAAAGAGAATCAAAGGAGAAGATAAAAGTGTCCACTAACTGGAGAACAATGTGAAGAGCAGTATCAGTACCTTCAGAGATACTGGAGTCATGAAACATCGTCTCAAAAGCCTGGTGGGCCTCAGCAAAAGAGGGACGATCCATTGGACTCCACTGCCAGCCTAAATAGGAGAAATCACTGTGAGTGACGGAGAAGCATCACTCCAGCTGAAAGGCCTTGGAATGTCCCCGAAGGTCATGGAGCTAATTAATATCCAGAGGGAATCTTTGTAGCTGTAACTGCTTTAATTATGGTGTGATTACTGCAAAGTGAAATACTCACAGGCTCTCATCAGCTCGTAGACTTTGGGAGGGCAACCCTCTGGCTGTTCCATACGGTAGCCCTTCTCCAGCAAGTCGTACACCTGGGATAGGTCGATGCCCGGGTAGGGAGACATGCCGTAGGTGGCGATCTCCCACAGCAGGACTCCGAAGGCTGGGGGAAAGAGGAACAGGGCGTCAGAATGACGCGAGCTGCCTCAAGACAAACTCTCATTCTGCGGTTCGCAGACTCATTTTGTTCTCACTGTACTGAAACTCTCATTCTAAATGCGTCACATTCTCTGAACATACACCCGAGAATTGCAGAATTGCTCCCTTACCCCAGACGTCAGACTTGATAGAGAAGGTGTTGTAAGCCAGGCTCTCGGGCGCCGTCCACTTGATGGGGAACTTGGCTCCAGCGTGGGCTGTGTAAGTGTCCCCAGTCATCAGACGGCTCAGCCCAAAGTCTGCCACCTTCACCACGTGGTTCTCACCCACGAGACAGTTCCTGGCCGCCAGGTCTCTGAAACGGCAGCAGCCGAATGTGGAAAACAACTAACAGAATTCCATAAGACTGGAGAGGAGCTTAACGCCTCCTCGTTTGGCAGAGCTGACCTCTTACCTGTGGATGAAGTTCTTCTTCTCCAAGTACTCCATGGCCGAGGAGATCTGGGTGGCCATGTAGAGCAGCACCACGGCGTTGACCTCCTCGCGGTCACACTCGCGCAGGTAGTCCAGCAGGTTTCCATGGGGCATGTACTCTGTCACTATGTAGAATGGAGGCTCCAGGGTGCAAACGCCTGGGAGGGAAGGAAGGGGCCAAGAAAGCAGGGATGAATCACTCTCAGCTGATGGTGTGATGTCCGCTCTGTGCCCCCAGGCCACCCAACTATGAAGAACCATGAATGACTTCATGGGGTGACCTCCACCACACTCACCAAGCAGCTGCACCAAGTTCGGGTGTTTCACCTCCTTCATCACAGCGGCTTCTTTTAGGAACTCCTCCACTTCCATGGTGTCCTCCTGTTAAGAGTGCAGTAATACTGAACAAGACAGTCACAAAACTACAAATCACAGCAGTTATGCTGCCCTCGGCCACTAGATGGAGACTAGACACCAAAAGAGATGTGTTCAATAGAATTTACTTTCCATTAGACGCCCTGAACAAAAGACAGGAAACAGAGTGTAAGGGGAAAAGGAATTCCTTTTTAAAGACACATTAAGGATTTGGCACATAGAATACAACTAATCAAAATGTTAAAAGAGAAATTCCGGACCTTGAGTGTCTTGACGGCCACTGTGAGGTTGTACTTTTTCCAGACGCCGACGTAGACCTCGCCATACTGGCCGCCGCCTAGCTTGTGCTTCATGGTGATGTCGGTGCGCTCCATCTCCCACTTGTCATGGATGGGTGAGACGCCATACACGGTGGGCTTGTTGCACTTGTGCGCGGGATAGTGCAGTGTGGTCACCAGACCGTCCGCCACCGTGGAGTGGTGGTGCACCAGCTCGGCCAGCGTGCTGAAGCGGCTCTCCGACGTGACATACACCTGCAGGGCGGGCGGGtcaatggggggagggggggggcatcaccAGTCAGGTGCATGATGGAGGGGAGCACAAGCCCCAGAGCATTTTCTGCTCAAAAATTTGCTAAAAACAttatttccccaataagccTATACAGACGCTCCATGGGTTACGATGGTCCGTGTTACGATATTTCGACGACGGGTATGATTATTCAATAAATCACAAGATATTCAACACTCTATTATAAAATAGGCCTTGTGtaaatgattttgcccaactgtagggCAATGTAAGGGTAcgaagcatgtttaaggtagactatgctaggctatgacgattgttaggttaggtgtattaaaaaaaaatttcgcCTTATAATATTTTCTCCTTATGACATGTTTAtggggacggcatggtggtgcagtggttagcattgttgcctcacaccgctgggacccgggttcgagtctccgcctgggtcacatgggtgtggagtttgcatgttctccccatgtcgtcgtggggtttcctccggtttccccccacagtccaaaaacatgctgaggctaattggagttgttaaattgcctgtaggtgtgcatgtgtgagtgaatggtgtgtgaatgtgccctgcgatgggctggccccctgtcctgggttgttccctgcctcatgcccattgcttccgggataggctccggaccccctgcgacccagtaggataagcagtttggaaaatggatggatggatatgtttaTCAGAATTTAACCCCATCATAACCTGGGGAGCATCTGTATAAAACAAACAGTATTTCATGCAAAATTAATGAAGACTTGACCCTAAGATTTCTCCCACTGAATATCTTTTCCAATAAGCGTTGAACGTCTACACATTGAGACTTTGCATGATAATATTGGCGCCTAGACACATATTTGGCACAGACTCCAAACTAAATATGAGAACCAACAGATAAACAGCTTGTTACGGATTTTGCCATTAAGAAAACAAATGGTGTCACCTTGCCGTCGGAGGCCGAGTTGATACGGTAGTGGTAGACGCGGCCCTCGTAGCGCAGCGAGATGGAAAGCTGGCCCGGGCTGCTCTCGCTCTCGCGCACCAGGAAGCTGCCGTTGATGCCGCTGCTCAGCAGGTACTCGGCTGCGTTGCGTGACACGGGCCCGTGGTACCAGCTGTGCTTCTCCAGGCTGTTGACAGGTGTGATGTAGTTGCTGGGCACCCAGCCCTGGCCATTCTTGGAGCACACCTCGCTCCATTCACCGTTCTGGTTGTAGCCCAGCACTCGCAGCTTCTCGCCTGGGAACAaggcggacacacacacacacacacacaaaagcagaCCTCAGGATTTCATCCCCGCAGAATAATGATGAAAGCAGGGGCTTCAGAGCCCACGGTAGATGGAATTATAGTGCTCTACTGACCAACACCTCATTAAAGTCACAAACGGAAAGTATGCTAAACCAGACATTAACTACCATGCAATAATTCCACTCTGGCTTTCCAAGCCTTGTCTCTCAAACAGCTACTGCAACCCGACTCTTTTGTTTTTGATACTGTAGCTTGTGGCTGTCACGTGATTGTCTATGTTCAGGAATCAGGTCATGGCAAGTCAAATTTGCCAGTTCTTGCTAAACGAGCGTGTAGATGTTTCTCATCAGGTGTATGAAGAACCACATGGCACCCATATAAGGAGCTTCAAACAGACTATGAGCTACATAGAGATGCTGTTCCAGGAAAAACAAGGAGATACAGCCAAAAGAGCACCAATCCCAGTCTGCTGCTGACAGGGATTACAGATGATCTAGTTCTCTAGCCCTCTGCCCGTAAGCAGGGAAGGACCAGAGAAGATAGAGGCTGCAGGAGTGGACGACACTTGCCTGAAACTCGACAGCAGTAAGAGGGAATTTGAAAAGGGAGCACTGCTAATCCCCCTGCCTTTGAAAGCCCATCCTGTGAGTCATCCACTTGTGTTTATTGCAGCTTTGAGATGATTACACATTAACATGCATTAGCAGAAAATAAGGGTGTGGCAGACTTCACAGTCTAAGACGTTCTGACTCACAGGCATGGAATTATTTCCATTTCATAGAAGGTGGCACCAAGTAACCAAGTAACAGCAtgttttggggggaaaaaaacaaaccatgGTGCATTAATACCACAGCGAGGAGGAGAGGATACCTTTCGTGATGCTCAGCGTGTTATCGCCACTGGCAACAAAGTCGTAAAGTGCGACAAAGAGGTTGGGGTCGCTCTCAGCGGCGCCCAGCAGATTCTCCTTGGAACTCCAGCGCACGGCCTCGGTCAGTGCTGCAGAATCCAAGGCGAAGGGCCGGTGGagggcctctgtggagagcgGAGGAGCGTCAAAATGAAGATATGGGGTTTGGATCAGGGCGAGGCAAGAGGGGGGGTCACAGATGGTGGGATGAAAAAGAGAAGAAGGGCTAGGAGAGATGGGCTCAGAGCCTTTGGGGAGATGAGGAGAGGGGGATGACAGCGGTGAAAAGAGCGATACAAGAATAATCATGGAAGCTAATAGCTCCTAAATGAAAGCTAACAAGTGAATAAGATCCTTGCTTAAATTAATCAAGGACCTGAGATCTGAGCAATCTTCTCTTCTTAGCAGTGGCTCAGAAATCCTGCATTCATAATGGCCCCAGGAACGACTCCTCCATCAATGCACTCAACCTTCCTCAGATCCCCCAATGATAAAACGCCCCAAATAGCTCCCAGTTTCAAAAGGAACAAATCCGGCCACCAGCTGGgggtggacagacagacagaaagagtaAGAAGGGGATCAGATACAGGGGTATCTGACAGAACATTGCTATTCATGTCCTCTGCCACAGGGCACACTAGCCCGAATGATTCTTCCTCAAAACTAAAAATCTGTCTACCAGCTGGAGGGAAAGTAATAAAAGGATAGAAAGAGACTGATAAAGGGAACAGATGCAGGGCTACCTGACAGAACACAAAGTAATCAATGTCTTCTGCCGGGAGGCATGGCTGAATGGTTCTTCCTCAAAACTCAAAATCCTTCTACCAGCTGGAGGCAGAGAGATAAaatgatagagagagagagagagagcaagagagaaaAAGGGAACAGACGCCGAGCTACCTGGCAGAGCACAGCCATCCATGTCCTCCGCTGTGAGGCATGGCCGGCTACCCAGGCTGAACGAGTCTTCCTCAAAACTGCTGGAGGGCTGCAGGACCTCCAAAAGCATGCTTTCTCCCAGCTCTCCCTCAAGAATAACTCCACTCTTCTCTGGTTCCTTGTTTCCTCACTTCCCTTGACAATGTTTCCACTTAGTCATGTCTGGCAGCCCGTGTATATATAacctgctggactggggggggcGTGGCCTTCATTGAGTACTGTGCGCCTGAAGACTTGTGTGGGATGTCTTTGCTTTCTTCCCCAGTCCCCCCACACTGTCTGCAGAAAACCGTAAAGCCTtaccatatacacacacaccaacaagcccacagacacagaaaaaCAAATCTATCTTCCCCCTCAACAGGAATGAGACAATCATTCACGCCATGTGCCAACGCCGTATGACCTTATGGCAAAAAGACACAATGAATCTTAGAAAAGCATCCTGTTACTCATGAAAGAGATAAAACAGCCAAGAATAAGTAAGTCACAGTCCGTCTTTAGGAGTCCAAACTTCTTTTGATCTGAGTGTTAGCTCTCATTCCTCACAGATATAAAAACTCCAACTACCTCAATTCCATTTATGGCACTGAGCTAATATGAAAGGAAGAGAGACACTTAACACACTGTAATGATCTGTTACTGGACAATTACTGAGGAAAAGAGAGGTCAGGCAACAgcaacagaaagcctttattctGGGAACATAATACCTTAAGTGACTCAATCTTAAAATGATTTACAAACGTACAAGTAATAAACGAGATGGTTACATTTGTAAATCTTGTGATTTTGTGTTCGCTTCATAGCTCCGAATGAGCCAACAATACTACCCTCATTACAAAACCACAAGGGTGTACATTAAATTCTTCTGGAAAACTTGAAGGACAAGCAGAGAGCACATGGATCCAGTCAGGAATCTTTTGCTATCGTTTCCAGTGGCTTCTAAACAAAATATACTTGACCCAGTCTATAAGGGACACCCTTACACTACCCTTAACCTACTCACGGAAAGGAGCTCTGAGTAGCTGACTACTGAATTTCAGAACCAGGTTTTAACCAGAAAGCAATGACGTAAGGGTCGCACGAGAAATGTTCCACATTTAGCAAAACCAAGATATGATGAAAGATGCTTCAGCACTGCAATGGCAGAAAGCTGACTACTGACAAGCACATTTCAAGAAGCTTTTCAGGGTCTTAAATGAAAGCTCAGATTTCTTTTTCTACTGTGCTCTATGTTGTCTGAAATCTAAATCCACCAGTTAGCTGAAAGCCTAGAACTACTTGGTTTGAGGTATTAGCTTCAAACCAGGATCTATGGTAAAACATAGACGGACTTTACGAAAGATTACAAAACCCCCTCCAGCATCTTTTTGCTAATAGTGGAGTCGATTTAACAGTCTCAGAGCTCCTCCTCCATTTAGTAAAGCTTCCCGGCAGTGTCTGACGATATTGTTCTCTCAAAGTTGGTGCTGGGATTGCAGAATCCTGACCAAAAGCTGTTTCGCAACCGTGATGAGGAAATCGCCCCCTCCTTCCTGGACGTATCTAGAGAAGCACAGCGTCTGAATGGCATGACCCTGGAACT is a window of Brienomyrus brachyistius isolate T26 chromosome 15, BBRACH_0.4, whole genome shotgun sequence DNA encoding:
- the abl2 gene encoding tyrosine-protein kinase ABL2 isoform X3, with product MGQQVGRVGEGASAGLQPPQPQPHQGRTNRGNSAGRRTREAAVTGTPPGRSALPDPAINIFTQHSGEKLRVLGYNQNGEWSEVCSKNGQGWVPSNYITPVNSLEKHSWYHGPVSRNAAEYLLSSGINGSFLVRESESSPGQLSISLRYEGRVYHYRINSASDGKVYVTSESRFSTLAELVHHHSTVADGLVTTLHYPAHKCNKPTVYGVSPIHDKWEMERTDITMKHKLGGGQYGEVYVGVWKKYNLTVAVKTLKEDTMEVEEFLKEAAVMKEVKHPNLVQLLGVCTLEPPFYIVTEYMPHGNLLDYLRECDREEVNAVVLLYMATQISSAMEYLEKKNFIHRDLAARNCLVGENHVVKVADFGLSRLMTGDTYTAHAGAKFPIKWTAPESLAYNTFSIKSDVWAFGVLLWEIATYGMSPYPGIDLSQVYDLLEKGYRMEQPEGCPPKVYELMRACWQWSPMDRPSFAEAHQAFETMFHDSSISEEVAEELGKTASSCPPGIAHRFDTDPASNSRTLKKRTENKENLEGGLDSKPAPPGPSGVTSSRALGDGGGGSPAVPRKQRDKYPAGFVEDPQEVTFSRDRRAGFFSSFMKKKSSSTSSSSSSSSPSPQPPQSLPAPPKRSSSFREMENQPHKKYEPAACGGGPLGDDANFSPSHGDGGRVHSRCCGASFGQRASPSSTTGASGTTSAPVGSSWTSLAGFFTPRLIKKTLGLRTGRPSGADDGHGAGKPFPRSNSTSSMSAVLPDLERATLTLPRNRSKPPLERTISTTSQPESVATFPSEPIIRKVDEGTAQIRDRPKAKLLPRSVATAPRVPGVGGEATAESHLWGKEGAEGPERAGWPSSGKAAGPSPMATAHNHKVPVLISPTLKHGPADVHLVAVDSQGNRFKLLSEQADRDRPRALKPRCAPPPPPPPGLRLLHHPSSRNAGDGAAEPATGGSTDINGDVPKKPGRAVGLGGGRPPVQPPQVPSLPSVSPLPASSTPAKMANGTAPTGISSSSSSSSACSSPSSLPTGSSKVTLRQTRRQPDRAALDKAGRELAVEKVSKEALLECADCLSSALLSSAEPSSSSQVLDAGHQLLNYCSGYVDCIPQTRNKFAFREAVGKLELGLQELRASSGGGTAAASGPGSALDNLHNCIKEISDVVKR
- the abl2 gene encoding tyrosine-protein kinase ABL2 isoform X2: MLLEVLQPSSSFEEDSFSLGSRPCLTAEDMDGCALPEALHRPFALDSAALTEAVRWSSKENLLGAAESDPNLFVALYDFVASGDNTLSITKGEKLRVLGYNQNGEWSEVCSKNGQGWVPSNYITPVNSLEKHSWYHGPVSRNAAEYLLSSGINGSFLVRESESSPGQLSISLRYEGRVYHYRINSASDGKVYVTSESRFSTLAELVHHHSTVADGLVTTLHYPAHKCNKPTVYGVSPIHDKWEMERTDITMKHKLGGGQYGEVYVGVWKKYNLTVAVKTLKEDTMEVEEFLKEAAVMKEVKHPNLVQLLGVCTLEPPFYIVTEYMPHGNLLDYLRECDREEVNAVVLLYMATQISSAMEYLEKKNFIHRDLAARNCLVGENHVVKVADFGLSRLMTGDTYTAHAGAKFPIKWTAPESLAYNTFSIKSDVWAFGVLLWEIATYGMSPYPGIDLSQVYDLLEKGYRMEQPEGCPPKVYELMRACWQWSPMDRPSFAEAHQAFETMFHDSSISEEVAEELGKTASSCPPGIAHRFDTDPASNSRTLKKRTENKENLEGGLDSKPAPPGPSGVTSSRALGDGGGGSPAVPRKQRDKYPAGFVEDPQEVTFSRDRRAGFFSSFMKKKSSSTSSSSSSSSPSPQPPQSLPAPPKRSSSFREMENQPHKKYEPAACGGGPLGDDANFSPSHGDGGRVHSRCCGASFGQRASPSSTTGASGTTSAPVGSSWTSLAGFFTPRLIKKTLGLRTGRPSGADDGHGAGKPFPRSNSTSSMSAVLPDLERATLTLPRNRSKPPLERTISTTSQPESVATFPSEPIIRKVDEGTAQIRDRPKAKLLPRSVATAPRVPGVGGEATAESHLWGKEGAEGPERAGWPSSGKAAGPSPMATAHNHKVPVLISPTLKHGPADVHLVAVDSQGNRFKLLSEQADRDRPRALKPRCAPPPPPPPGLRLLHHPSSRNAGDGAAEPATGGSTDINGDVPKKPGRAVGLGGGRPPVQPPQVPSLPSVSPLPASSTPAKMANGTAPTGISSSSSSSSACSSPSSLPTGSSKVTLRQTRRQPDRAALDKAGRELAVEKVSKEALLECADCLSSALLSSAEPSSSSQVLDAGHQLLNYCSGYVDCIPQTRNKFAFREAVGKLELGLQELRASSGGGTAAASGPGSALDNLHNCIKEISDVVKR
- the abl2 gene encoding tyrosine-protein kinase ABL2 isoform X1 codes for the protein MGQQVGRVGEGASAGLQPPQPQPHQGRTNRGNSAGRRTREAAVTGTPPGRSALPDPAINIFTQHSEALHRPFALDSAALTEAVRWSSKENLLGAAESDPNLFVALYDFVASGDNTLSITKGEKLRVLGYNQNGEWSEVCSKNGQGWVPSNYITPVNSLEKHSWYHGPVSRNAAEYLLSSGINGSFLVRESESSPGQLSISLRYEGRVYHYRINSASDGKVYVTSESRFSTLAELVHHHSTVADGLVTTLHYPAHKCNKPTVYGVSPIHDKWEMERTDITMKHKLGGGQYGEVYVGVWKKYNLTVAVKTLKEDTMEVEEFLKEAAVMKEVKHPNLVQLLGVCTLEPPFYIVTEYMPHGNLLDYLRECDREEVNAVVLLYMATQISSAMEYLEKKNFIHRDLAARNCLVGENHVVKVADFGLSRLMTGDTYTAHAGAKFPIKWTAPESLAYNTFSIKSDVWAFGVLLWEIATYGMSPYPGIDLSQVYDLLEKGYRMEQPEGCPPKVYELMRACWQWSPMDRPSFAEAHQAFETMFHDSSISEEVAEELGKTASSCPPGIAHRFDTDPASNSRTLKKRTENKENLEGGLDSKPAPPGPSGVTSSRALGDGGGGSPAVPRKQRDKYPAGFVEDPQEVTFSRDRRAGFFSSFMKKKSSSTSSSSSSSSPSPQPPQSLPAPPKRSSSFREMENQPHKKYEPAACGGGPLGDDANFSPSHGDGGRVHSRCCGASFGQRASPSSTTGASGTTSAPVGSSWTSLAGFFTPRLIKKTLGLRTGRPSGADDGHGAGKPFPRSNSTSSMSAVLPDLERATLTLPRNRSKPPLERTISTTSQPESVATFPSEPIIRKVDEGTAQIRDRPKAKLLPRSVATAPRVPGVGGEATAESHLWGKEGAEGPERAGWPSSGKAAGPSPMATAHNHKVPVLISPTLKHGPADVHLVAVDSQGNRFKLLSEQADRDRPRALKPRCAPPPPPPPGLRLLHHPSSRNAGDGAAEPATGGSTDINGDVPKKPGRAVGLGGGRPPVQPPQVPSLPSVSPLPASSTPAKMANGTAPTGISSSSSSSSACSSPSSLPTGSSKVTLRQTRRQPDRAALDKAGRELAVEKVSKEALLECADCLSSALLSSAEPSSSSQVLDAGHQLLNYCSGYVDCIPQTRNKFAFREAVGKLELGLQELRASSGGGTAAASGPGSALDNLHNCIKEISDVVKR